From a single Mobula birostris isolate sMobBir1 chromosome 32, sMobBir1.hap1, whole genome shotgun sequence genomic region:
- the LOC140191073 gene encoding zona pellucida sperm-binding protein 3-like: MRASCGKGLGLLLLLLVGAVYGSDVWQDFADRPFPWRKVKVGIESNLSSNFQAVEVQSESPLNTVIVQCGKRNILVGVDMDLFGTKHLVKAADLTLGMAGCRPTAIFSQNHTVFFHYGLHECGSELQMSEDFLVYTTHLNHRPQARGAIILRTNGAIVPIQCRYFRKANVSSNPIHPTWIPFSSTRSGEGQLSFSLRLMNDNWLTERASSTYYLGELIHIEASVSMINHVPLKLYIDRCVATPSRDRDSTPRYNIIDHHGCLLDSAAEDSFSTFVLVGSDREVDRLRFDLDAFRFSGDKHSLVFISCRLKVAAVDRSDSVNKACTFQRRQNMWAPLEETSFDVCACCRLGDCAAIGEAAASRGRRATQSEIEKVDPAKWEGEASLGPLLVLENGVPDLAFQRFNEIQRPGRQTSRRGVISEMVLIITLAVTATFLAAATSIVFFLYRSRKQILFN, translated from the exons ATGCGTGCTAGTTGTGGTAAGGGGCTTGGTTTATTGCTGTTGCTCCTTGTTGGGGCAGTTTATGGCTCCGATGTTTGGCAAGACTTTGCAGACCGGCCGTTTCCATGGAGAAAAGTGAAAGTGGGCATTGAATCGAACTTGAGTTCGAATTTCCAAGCGGTTGAGGTGCAAAGTGAATCTCCATTAAATACTGTAATAGTACAATGTGGAAAGCGCAACATATTGGTTGGAGTGGACATGGATTTATTTGGAACAAAACATCTGGTTAAAGCTGCTGACCTGACTCTGGGGATGGCAGGTTGCCGCCCAACAGccatcttctctcaaaatcaCACCGTTTTCTTTCATTATGGACTGCATGAGTGTGGTAGTGAACTCCAG ATGTCTGAAGATTTCCTCGTCTACACCACCCACCTGAACCACAGACCCCAGGCTCGTGGAGCGATTATTCTGCGAACTAATGGGGCAATCGTTCCTATTCAATGTCGTTATTTCAG GAAAGCTAACGTGAGCAGTAACCCAATCCACCCCACGTGGATCCCGTTCAGCTCCACCAGGTCTGGGGAAGGACAGCTATCTTTCTCCCTGCGGCTAATGAATG ATAACTGGCTTACAGAGCGCGCCTCCTCCACCTACTACCTGGGCGAGCTCATTCACATCGAAGCCTCCGTTTCCATGATTAACCACGTGCCCCTGAAGCTCTACATTGACCGCTGTGTAGCCACACCGAGCCGGGACAGGGACTCCACCCCGAGATACAACATCATTGATCACCACGG ATGCCTCCTGGACAGCGCGGCTGAGGACTCCTTTTCCACCTTCGTGTTGGTCGGGTCTGACCGTGAGGTGGACAGACTCCGCTTTGATTTGGATGCCTTCCGCTTCTCTGGAGACAAGCATTCCCTG GTCTTCATCAGTTGTCGCTTGAAAGTTGCTGCAGTTGATCGGAGCGATTCCGTGAACAAAGCATGCACTTTCCAGAGGAGGCAGAATAT GTGGGCTCCACTGGAAGAAACTAGCTTCGATGTCTGTGCCTGTTGTCGCCTGGGTGACTGTGCAGCCATAGGGGAGGCTGCAGCTTCAAGAGGCCGGAGGGCGACTCAGTCTGAGATTG AGAAAGTTGATCCAgcgaagtgggagggagaggccTCGCTTGGACCACTGCTCGTTCTGGAGAACGGAGTGCCCGATCTGGCATTCCAACGATTCAATGAGATCCAACGACCTGGACGGCAAACTTCACGAAGGG GTGTGATATCTGAAATGGTATTGATCATCACCTTGGCTGTGACGGCTACCTTCCTCGCCGCTGCTACTTCGATCGTCTTTTTCTTGTACAGAAGCCGCAAGCAAATTCTGTTCAACTAG